The Mucilaginibacter yixingensis genome window below encodes:
- a CDS encoding YqgE/AlgH family protein encodes MLSSIPAAVGRLLISEPFMMDPNFKRSVILITEYHEEGAVGFVLNHQSDNLLGDLLPDVSYSELPVYLGGPVAADTLHFIHRCPEKIQGGLEIAKGVYWGGDFDTVKNLINNYQLNPDEIKFFTGYSGWTAGQLDTELQDDTWIVASDYKPEMIFADSEHNLWREVVISLGQRYAHIANFPENPMLN; translated from the coding sequence ATGTTAAGTTCTATTCCGGCCGCTGTAGGCCGACTACTCATTTCTGAACCTTTTATGATGGACCCTAATTTTAAGAGGTCTGTTATTCTTATTACAGAGTACCACGAGGAAGGTGCTGTGGGCTTTGTGCTGAATCATCAAAGCGATAATTTACTGGGCGATTTGCTGCCCGATGTATCATACTCAGAGCTTCCGGTTTATCTGGGTGGGCCTGTAGCTGCTGATACACTGCATTTTATACATCGCTGTCCCGAGAAAATTCAAGGTGGCCTGGAAATTGCCAAAGGTGTATACTGGGGCGGCGATTTTGATACGGTAAAAAACCTGATTAACAACTACCAATTAAATCCTGATGAGATTAAATTCTTCACCGGCTATTCTGGCTGGACTGCCGGACAATTGGACACAGAGTTGCAGGACGATACATGGATTGTAGCGTCTGATTATAAACCGGAGATGATTTTTGCCGATTCTGAGCATAATTTATGGCGCGAGGTAGTAATTAGTCTTGGTCAGCGGTATGCGCATATTGCCAATTTTCCGGAAAACCCGATGTTGAATTAA
- a CDS encoding cupin-like domain-containing protein, with protein sequence MDIIRRDEISYEEFMEQHYKPGVPIVFKNAVKDWKAKGLFTPDWFRENYADRTTEVKGKTYTMKEIMDMVEASTEEKPAPYPCIFNINETLPEILPLIKPDIEYSKPNWLDNKMFKIGKWGAVLEMFVGGPGGKFPYLHLDYYHLNAWITQLYGEKRFTVFPRGQEHLLYPRPDDPWRSELNIFEPDYEKYPKYKDATPISFVVGPGETLFIPFGTWHTAYSLTPTISVAFDSLNNKNHKDFMKDVWTFKKRDSTPKALAMYSYAWVATNISKMTNKY encoded by the coding sequence ATGGATATTATAAGAAGAGACGAGATCTCTTACGAAGAATTTATGGAGCAACACTACAAACCAGGTGTGCCCATTGTTTTCAAAAACGCTGTTAAAGACTGGAAAGCCAAAGGCTTATTTACCCCCGATTGGTTTCGCGAAAATTATGCCGATCGCACTACCGAGGTAAAAGGCAAAACCTATACCATGAAAGAGATTATGGATATGGTAGAAGCCAGTACTGAGGAGAAACCGGCACCTTATCCCTGCATCTTCAATATTAATGAAACGCTGCCCGAAATACTGCCGCTGATTAAACCAGACATTGAGTACTCTAAACCTAACTGGCTGGATAACAAAATGTTTAAAATTGGAAAATGGGGTGCCGTGCTAGAAATGTTTGTAGGCGGGCCGGGCGGTAAATTTCCTTACCTGCATTTAGATTATTACCATCTGAATGCCTGGATTACACAATTGTATGGCGAGAAACGCTTTACGGTTTTCCCACGCGGACAGGAACATTTGCTATATCCTCGTCCGGATGATCCATGGCGTTCTGAATTGAATATTTTTGAACCAGATTACGAAAAGTATCCGAAATATAAAGACGCCACTCCTATCAGTTTTGTAGTTGGTCCGGGCGAAACCTTGTTTATCCCGTTTGGTACCTGGCATACGGCTTACTCATTAACACCAACCATTTCTGTGGCTTTTGACTCGCTGAACAACAAGAACCACAAAGATTTCATGAAAGATGTGTGGACGTTTAAGAAGCGCGATAGTACGCCTAAGGCTTTAGCCATGTATAGCTATGCCTGGG
- a CDS encoding head GIN domain-containing protein: MKNHLLKTIAFTLLTAGAATLSSCNTTCVKGSGKESSEDRKVESFTKLRLLGGYKVLLKQDSSFSVHVSADDNLLQYIRTSNSGNELKIKTEKNICSNHDITLTIGVKNLEAIECSGAVELSNQDTLRVQDLEMKLNGASKVDMSINADRLTTRGAGSTNVKLRGQATTHDVKMTGAGSLDAFDFVVSGYDIETTGAVHSKINVLKDLTVHSTGASELQYKGNPSNVSTSKTGAADIKKVN; encoded by the coding sequence ATGAAAAATCACCTACTTAAAACAATTGCATTTACTTTATTAACGGCGGGTGCTGCCACATTAAGCTCGTGTAATACTACCTGTGTAAAAGGATCGGGCAAAGAGTCGTCTGAAGATCGTAAAGTAGAAAGCTTTACCAAGTTGAGGTTATTGGGCGGCTATAAAGTGTTGTTAAAACAAGATAGCTCATTCTCTGTACACGTTAGTGCCGATGATAATCTGCTGCAATATATCCGTACAAGTAATAGCGGCAACGAGTTAAAGATAAAGACTGAAAAGAATATCTGTAGCAATCATGATATTACGCTTACCATCGGCGTTAAAAATCTGGAAGCTATAGAGTGCTCCGGCGCCGTAGAATTGAGCAACCAGGATACCCTGCGTGTACAGGATCTGGAGATGAAGTTGAATGGTGCCAGTAAAGTGGATATGAGCATTAATGCTGATCGCCTCACAACGCGTGGCGCTGGCAGTACCAACGTTAAGTTGAGAGGGCAGGCTACTACCCACGATGTTAAAATGACCGGCGCAGGCTCATTAGACGCGTTTGACTTTGTGGTGAGTGGCTATGATATAGAAACCACCGGTGCAGTACACAGCAAGATCAACGTGTTGAAAGACCTGACCGTACACTCAACCGGCGCGTCAGAACTGCAGTATAAAGGCAATCCGTCAAATGTAAGCACCAGTAAAACCGGTGCCGCAGATATTAAAAAGGTTAATTAA
- a CDS encoding DUF1761 domain-containing protein produces MDPKLINWAAVATAALSAFLIGGIWYSSALFGDAWLTDSKLTESDIQNGNKGKIFGFTAVFSLLMSFNLSLFIAMTHADIGRGSAIGFHAGIWTFCAIAIHSLFELKGWRYIFINGGYSLLTLTLMGTILGWWH; encoded by the coding sequence ATGGATCCCAAACTGATTAACTGGGCCGCAGTGGCAACTGCTGCTCTGTCTGCCTTTCTGATAGGCGGTATCTGGTATTCTAGCGCACTCTTCGGCGACGCCTGGTTGACCGATAGTAAACTCACCGAAAGCGACATTCAAAACGGTAACAAAGGAAAAATTTTCGGCTTTACGGCGGTATTTTCGTTGTTAATGTCGTTTAACTTGTCGCTATTCATCGCAATGACACATGCTGATATAGGCAGAGGCTCGGCCATTGGTTTTCACGCCGGCATCTGGACGTTCTGCGCAATTGCCATTCACAGTTTATTTGAACTTAAGGGTTGGCGCTATATTTTTATAAACGGAGGGTACAGTCTGCTAACACTCACGCTAATGGGCACCATTTTAGGCTGGTGGCATTGA
- the pdxH gene encoding pyridoxamine 5'-phosphate oxidase — protein MNEQDIQKLRQDYQSSSLLEADVAANPIDQFNKWFNQAIAAGVHEPNAMTLATATTDGRPSARVVLLKGFNNEGFVFYTNYLSRKGKELAKNPLGALVFFWGDVERQVRIEGTIEKVSKEKSEAYFHTRPFGSQIGAVVSPQSREIEGREELEQHWQEVEKELEGQTVPKPSHWGGYVLKPRHIEFWQGRTSRLHDRIVYKKVDNKNWKIVRLAP, from the coding sequence ATGAACGAGCAAGATATACAAAAACTGAGGCAAGATTACCAGTCATCGTCTTTATTAGAAGCCGATGTAGCTGCCAACCCTATAGATCAGTTTAATAAATGGTTTAACCAGGCCATTGCCGCCGGCGTACACGAGCCCAACGCCATGACGCTGGCTACCGCAACAACCGACGGCCGCCCGTCTGCACGTGTGGTATTGCTGAAGGGGTTTAATAACGAAGGTTTTGTGTTCTATACCAATTACCTGAGCCGCAAGGGCAAAGAATTAGCCAAGAACCCATTGGGTGCATTGGTATTCTTTTGGGGCGATGTAGAGCGCCAGGTACGCATAGAGGGCACTATTGAAAAAGTGAGCAAAGAGAAATCTGAAGCTTACTTTCACACCCGTCCGTTTGGCAGCCAGATTGGTGCCGTGGTATCGCCACAAAGCCGGGAGATTGAAGGTCGGGAGGAATTAGAGCAACACTGGCAAGAGGTTGAAAAAGAACTGGAAGGACAAACTGTACCCAAACCATCGCACTGGGGTGGTTATGTTTTAAAACCGCGTCATATTGAGTTTTGGCAAGGCCGTACCAGTCGCCTGCACGACAGGATTGTTTATAAAAAGGTAGATAACAAAAATTGGAAAATAGTACGCCTGGCACCATGA
- a CDS encoding NADH-quinone oxidoreductase subunit C — MSLEEIKALLTAKFGEDVVVGEEIGGLQPALLIAPERIGEVCLELRDNPATYFDFLSSLTGVDYGVTAGRFGVVYHLASIPFQTQLTLKISKEHGRDLTTLPHFPSITSVYGAADWHEREAFELIGIYFEGHPDLRKLLLPDDWEGYPLRKDYHNAEYYKGIKID; from the coding sequence ATGAGTCTGGAAGAAATTAAAGCACTGCTTACTGCCAAGTTTGGCGAAGATGTGGTTGTTGGCGAAGAAATCGGCGGCCTGCAGCCTGCCCTGCTGATAGCTCCTGAGCGCATCGGTGAAGTTTGCCTGGAGTTGCGCGATAACCCGGCAACGTATTTCGATTTTCTGAGCAGTTTAACCGGGGTAGATTACGGCGTAACCGCCGGTCGTTTTGGGGTGGTTTATCACCTGGCTTCTATCCCCTTTCAAACGCAGTTAACTTTAAAAATTTCTAAAGAACATGGCCGGGATCTGACTACTCTACCGCATTTCCCCAGCATTACCTCTGTTTATGGTGCGGCCGATTGGCACGAGCGTGAAGCTTTTGAGCTGATAGGTATTTATTTTGAAGGTCACCCAGACCTGCGCAAACTATTGCTACCTGATGATTGGGAAGGCTATCCTTTGCGTAAAGACTACCACAACGCCGAATATTACAAGGGAATTAAGATAGATTGA